In Synechococcus sp. RS9909, one genomic interval encodes:
- a CDS encoding LD-carboxypeptidase, whose protein sequence is MTMRRRTFLSRTVLTSSAWALLGTALPAWLRGRSLPSPLPPPSPLRPGSRLRALNLGTWIAPDTDFTPLQNRCAAQGWHLEIPASVRRQWQWFAGTDAQRCEALEEAWRDPSLDGLIVVGAGWGGARVLEAGFQFPRRSLWTLGFSDTSSLLLAQWAAGSRGAIHGSSGGSEAQWQRTVELLSGRAVAPLTGRAVRSGRATGPLVVTNLTVATHLIGTPWWPSLEGAILVLEDVGEAPYRIDRMLTHWRTAGVLRGVAGIGIGRFSWAEDDILPGDFSMAAILEERLGDLGVPLVMDLPVGHGQPNLALPLGEMALLDGRNGSLALR, encoded by the coding sequence ATGACGATGCGGCGGCGCACGTTTCTGAGTCGCACCGTTCTGACCAGCAGTGCTTGGGCCCTGCTCGGTACGGCGCTGCCCGCTTGGCTGCGGGGTCGTTCCTTGCCGTCACCGCTGCCGCCGCCATCACCGTTGCGTCCTGGCTCGCGCTTGCGGGCGCTCAACCTGGGCACCTGGATCGCTCCCGACACCGACTTCACGCCGTTGCAGAACCGCTGCGCGGCGCAGGGATGGCACCTGGAGATTCCAGCATCGGTGCGGCGTCAATGGCAGTGGTTCGCCGGCACGGATGCCCAGCGTTGTGAAGCGCTGGAGGAGGCGTGGCGCGATCCAAGCCTTGATGGCCTGATCGTGGTGGGTGCCGGTTGGGGTGGTGCTCGGGTTCTGGAGGCTGGCTTCCAGTTCCCCCGTCGTTCCCTCTGGACCCTGGGCTTTTCCGACACCAGCTCTCTGTTGCTGGCGCAGTGGGCCGCAGGGTCCCGTGGCGCGATTCATGGCTCCAGCGGTGGCAGTGAGGCCCAGTGGCAGCGAACGGTGGAGTTGCTCAGTGGCCGCGCGGTGGCGCCACTCACGGGCCGGGCGGTTCGGTCCGGTCGAGCCACCGGTCCGCTGGTGGTGACCAACCTCACGGTGGCGACCCATCTGATCGGCACGCCGTGGTGGCCGTCACTCGAGGGGGCGATTCTTGTGCTCGAGGATGTGGGGGAAGCGCCCTATCGGATCGATCGCATGCTGACGCACTGGCGCACCGCCGGGGTGTTGCGGGGTGTCGCCGGGATCGGCATCGGCCGCTTCAGCTGGGCGGAAGATGACATCCTGCCCGGCGATTTCTCGATGGCGGCGATCCTCGAGGAGCGCCTCGGCGATCTGGGAGTTCCGCTGGTGATGGATCTGCCGGTGGGTCACGGCCAGCCGAACCTAGCCTTACCACTGGGTGAGATGGCGCTCCTGGATGGCCGCAACGGCTCCCTGGCACTGCGCTGA
- the purQ gene encoding phosphoribosylformylglycinamidine synthase subunit PurQ: protein MSIGVVIFPGSNCDRDVRWATEGCLGLPTRFLWHEDQDLSGLDAVVLPGGFSYGDYLRCGAIARFAPVLQALVDFAAKGGRVLGICNGFQVLTELGLLPGALTRNQNLHFICEDAALAVASSRTPWLRHQSVGSEMVLPIAHGEGRYQCSDDTLKQLQDDDAIALRYCNNPNGSIADIAGITNASGNVLGLMPHPERACDPQLGGVDGQGLLRALIA, encoded by the coding sequence ATGAGCATCGGGGTGGTGATTTTTCCCGGCTCCAACTGTGACCGGGACGTGCGTTGGGCCACGGAGGGCTGCCTCGGCCTGCCCACCCGTTTCCTCTGGCATGAGGACCAGGACCTGAGCGGCTTGGATGCGGTGGTGTTGCCGGGCGGATTCAGCTACGGCGATTACCTGCGTTGCGGTGCCATTGCCCGGTTTGCTCCCGTGCTTCAGGCTCTGGTCGACTTCGCCGCCAAAGGCGGGCGGGTGTTGGGCATCTGCAATGGGTTTCAGGTGCTGACGGAGCTGGGCTTGCTGCCCGGTGCTCTGACCCGCAACCAGAACCTCCATTTCATCTGTGAAGACGCTGCCCTGGCTGTGGCCAGCTCCCGCACGCCCTGGTTGCGGCATCAGAGCGTCGGCAGTGAGATGGTGCTGCCCATTGCCCATGGTGAGGGGCGCTATCAGTGCAGCGACGACACGCTCAAGCAGCTGCAGGACGACGACGCCATCGCCCTGCGCTATTGCAACAATCCCAACGGCTCGATCGCGGATATCGCCGGGATCACCAATGCCAGCGGCAACGTGCTCGGCTTGATGCCCCATCCAGAGCGCGCCTGCGATCCTCAGCTCGGCGGAGTCGATGGTCAGGGCCTCCTGCGCGCTCTGATCGCCTGA
- the purS gene encoding phosphoribosylformylglycinamidine synthase subunit PurS, producing MPRFQARVLVNLRPSVLDPAGEATRAAAVRLGVDGVSRLRIGKAVELELEAPDEQEARRRLELLSDRLLANPVIENWSLELQQS from the coding sequence GTGCCGCGTTTTCAAGCCCGCGTCTTGGTGAACCTGCGTCCCTCCGTGCTCGATCCGGCTGGAGAGGCCACCCGTGCCGCCGCGGTCCGCCTCGGCGTCGACGGGGTGAGCAGGCTGCGCATCGGCAAAGCGGTGGAGCTGGAGCTGGAGGCGCCCGATGAGCAGGAGGCCCGCCGGCGACTGGAGCTGCTCAGCGATCGGCTGTTGGCCAATCCCGTGATCGAAAACTGGAGCCTGGAGCTGCAGCAGTCATGA
- a CDS encoding L,D-transpeptidase: MPLSRLTTALLLTAGLSSGVAKADTSPEQWLALLQERQESVLVLERTDRSLQPTGDPIWDLRLEIPGQPPRHYPALSGRANRQLANRDQMGSRAPLPRGHYTLGAVEPLAAGAYPELGPIWISIEPTFPTGRRVLGIHQDPSAGLNGNSGTLGCIGLIHRKDLLELSTLIQRSGTRQLVVRH, encoded by the coding sequence ATGCCGCTATCCCGGCTCACCACTGCCCTGCTGCTGACCGCCGGGCTGAGCTCCGGTGTCGCCAAGGCCGACACCAGCCCGGAGCAGTGGCTGGCGCTGCTTCAGGAGCGCCAGGAATCGGTGCTGGTGTTGGAGCGGACCGATCGCTCCCTCCAACCCACCGGGGATCCGATCTGGGATCTGCGCCTTGAGATCCCCGGCCAACCGCCACGCCATTACCCGGCCCTCAGCGGCCGTGCCAATCGCCAACTGGCCAACCGGGACCAGATGGGCAGCCGTGCCCCCCTCCCCCGAGGCCATTACACCCTCGGCGCCGTGGAGCCCCTCGCCGCCGGCGCTTATCCGGAGCTGGGTCCGATCTGGATCAGCATTGAGCCGACCTTCCCCACCGGTCGGCGCGTGCTCGGCATCCACCAGGATCCCAGCGCCGGCCTGAATGGCAACAGCGGTACCCTCGGCTGCATCGGCCTCATTCACCGCAAGGACCTGCTGGAACTGTCCACGCTGATTCAACGCAGCGGCACGCGCCAGCTCGTGGTCCGCCACTAG
- a CDS encoding MFS transporter has translation MSPPPTLPSLTAPLDVAAAPAPLRRRVLLAYGIGDAGTGMASALVGFYLFVFYTAVAGLPPWLAGTVLMVVRLWDVFSDQLIGWLGDRTRSRMGPRIPWMLASALPLGISMALMWWVPPFPDPWRFLWFVLIASLFQASYSGVNLPYSALATELSTDVNLRTRLNSARFTGSVLASLVGLLLGAALSHKGAAGYWSIGVAAGAILIVGSLLSAFGLAPAAARCQRPSQEHRRLLPQLRSLSHNGFFLRVVSLYLLMWGALQLMQPVAIIFLSDGLHLPHSWSTSLLIPFQISAMVGIWIWNQVAAQRSRLLALQIGGSAWVILCLITMLLPALPQGQTPLGPANHTDLALLLVSLVGLGISAATAYLLPWAFLPDAVDAEPEHPAGLITAFMVQIQKLGSALSVFALGLLLSWSGYNPALNDNQPSSALVMIRLCMGLIPALLVIASLWVMRDWNRLLATKPAAGH, from the coding sequence TTGAGCCCACCCCCAACCCTGCCATCGCTCACAGCGCCCCTTGATGTGGCGGCAGCGCCTGCACCGCTGCGGCGGCGGGTGCTGCTGGCCTACGGGATCGGCGATGCGGGCACCGGCATGGCCTCGGCCCTCGTGGGGTTTTACCTCTTCGTGTTTTACACGGCCGTTGCCGGGCTGCCCCCCTGGTTGGCGGGCACGGTGCTGATGGTGGTGCGTCTCTGGGATGTGTTCAGCGATCAGCTGATCGGCTGGCTCGGAGACCGCACCCGCAGCCGGATGGGACCCCGCATCCCCTGGATGCTGGCCAGCGCCCTGCCCCTGGGGATTTCGATGGCCCTGATGTGGTGGGTTCCACCATTCCCGGATCCCTGGCGTTTCCTCTGGTTTGTGTTGATCGCCAGCCTGTTCCAGGCCTCCTATTCCGGCGTGAATCTGCCCTATTCAGCCCTGGCCACCGAGCTCAGCACCGACGTGAATCTGCGCACGCGGCTCAACAGCGCCCGCTTCACCGGTTCCGTGCTGGCCTCCCTGGTGGGGCTGCTTCTGGGCGCCGCCCTGAGCCACAAGGGCGCCGCGGGCTACTGGAGCATCGGCGTGGCCGCGGGCGCGATTCTGATTGTGGGCAGCCTGCTCAGTGCGTTCGGACTGGCTCCAGCAGCCGCCCGGTGTCAGCGTCCGAGCCAGGAGCATCGCCGGCTGCTGCCCCAGTTGCGCAGCCTCAGCCACAACGGATTCTTCCTTCGGGTGGTGTCGCTCTACCTCCTGATGTGGGGCGCTCTGCAGCTGATGCAGCCCGTGGCGATCATCTTTCTCTCCGATGGCCTGCACCTGCCCCACAGCTGGAGCACCTCCCTGCTGATTCCCTTCCAGATCAGTGCGATGGTGGGGATCTGGATCTGGAATCAGGTGGCAGCGCAGCGCAGTCGCCTGCTGGCACTGCAGATCGGGGGATCCGCCTGGGTGATCCTGTGTCTGATCACGATGCTGCTGCCCGCCCTGCCACAGGGGCAGACCCCTCTGGGGCCGGCCAATCACACCGACCTGGCCCTCTTGCTGGTCAGTCTGGTGGGGCTGGGCATCAGTGCCGCCACCGCCTATCTGCTGCCCTGGGCCTTCCTCCCCGATGCGGTGGACGCAGAACCGGAACATCCGGCTGGCCTGATCACGGCCTTCATGGTGCAGATTCAGAAACTCGGCAGTGCCCTCTCGGTGTTCGCCCTCGGTCTGCTGTTGAGCTGGAGCGGCTACAACCCCGCCCTCAACGACAACCAACCCTCAAGCGCCCTGGTGATGATCCGTTTGTGCATGGGGCTGATTCCCGCGCTGCTGGTGATCGCCAGCCTCTGGGTCATGCGGGACTGGAACCGTTTGTTGGCGACAAAGCCTGCAGCTGGGCACTGA
- the cobW gene encoding cobalamin biosynthesis protein CobW, protein MMARLPVTVITGFLGAGKTTLLRHLLAQSGQRLAVMVNEFGTVGLDGDLIRSCGFCPEDELDGRLVELNNGCLCCTVQDDFLPTMNTLLERADRLDGIVVETSGLALPRPLLQALAWPEVRSRVVVNGVVTVVDGEALVAGSPVGDPEALEQQRREDPSLDHLSSIDALFEDQLQAADQVLISRADRLDSSALAALQAQLQARVRPGTGLLAMERGQVDPRIVLGLNTASAVDPTPSGDHHDSHHHDSHHQDSHHDHDHHDHSHVEVVGGSVRLEVPLTRQQLEHCLPAFVQAHRVVRLKGRIWLEGKHLPLQLQMVGPRLDSWFEAAPDQAWRPVSGGGVDLVLIGFDPEAADQLSAQLQALSPTNGSSPA, encoded by the coding sequence CTGATGGCCAGGCTTCCCGTCACCGTGATCACCGGCTTCCTCGGGGCCGGCAAAACCACCCTGCTGCGCCATCTGCTCGCCCAGAGCGGTCAGCGCCTGGCGGTGATGGTTAATGAATTCGGCACCGTGGGGCTGGATGGGGATCTCATCCGCAGTTGCGGCTTCTGCCCGGAGGATGAGCTCGATGGGCGCCTGGTGGAGTTGAACAACGGATGCCTCTGCTGCACGGTGCAGGACGACTTCCTGCCCACGATGAACACCCTGCTGGAACGCGCTGACCGCCTTGACGGGATCGTCGTTGAAACGAGTGGGTTGGCGCTTCCCCGTCCGCTGCTTCAGGCCCTGGCCTGGCCGGAGGTGCGCTCCCGGGTGGTGGTGAACGGTGTGGTCACGGTGGTGGATGGGGAGGCCCTGGTCGCCGGTAGTCCGGTGGGTGATCCGGAAGCCCTGGAGCAGCAGCGCCGGGAGGATCCCAGTCTCGATCACCTCAGCTCGATCGATGCGTTGTTTGAGGATCAGTTGCAGGCGGCCGATCAGGTGCTGATCAGTCGTGCCGACCGGTTGGATTCCTCAGCTCTCGCCGCACTCCAGGCCCAGTTGCAAGCGCGGGTGCGTCCTGGCACGGGCCTGTTGGCGATGGAGCGGGGGCAGGTGGACCCTCGGATCGTGCTGGGTCTTAACACGGCCTCGGCCGTTGACCCCACGCCATCGGGCGATCACCACGACAGCCATCACCACGACAGCCATCACCAGGACAGCCATCACGATCACGACCATCACGATCACAGCCATGTGGAGGTGGTTGGCGGCAGTGTGCGCCTTGAGGTGCCACTGACGCGGCAGCAACTGGAGCACTGCCTGCCTGCCTTTGTGCAGGCGCATCGGGTGGTTCGCCTGAAAGGGCGCATCTGGCTGGAAGGCAAACACCTGCCGCTCCAGCTGCAAATGGTGGGCCCCAGGCTCGACAGCTGGTTTGAAGCCGCCCCCGACCAGGCCTGGCGACCGGTCAGCGGTGGGGGGGTGGATCTGGTGCTGATCGGATTCGATCCGGAGGCAGCGGATCAGCTCAGTGCCCAGCTGCAGGCTTTGTCGCCAACAAACGGTTCCAGTCCCGCATGA
- a CDS encoding pentapeptide repeat-containing protein yields the protein MRVPRRLTTLAISLAACVLAIGFWLPAAPALAITAPELRGQRAVQEIVPDMHGMDLKEKEFLKADLQGVDLSGSDLRGAVINTSSLQGADLQGADLSDVVAFASRFDGADLRNAVFTNAMLMQSRFGDAQIDGADFTDAVIDLPQLKALCARAAGENSRTGVLTRDSLGCR from the coding sequence ATGCGTGTTCCCCGCCGCCTCACCACCCTGGCGATCAGCCTGGCGGCTTGCGTTCTCGCGATCGGGTTCTGGCTCCCCGCTGCACCGGCCCTGGCGATCACGGCTCCCGAATTGCGCGGGCAACGGGCTGTTCAGGAGATCGTTCCTGACATGCACGGGATGGATCTCAAGGAAAAGGAGTTTCTGAAGGCGGATCTGCAGGGGGTTGATCTGTCGGGGAGTGATCTTCGCGGGGCCGTGATCAACACGTCGTCCCTTCAGGGTGCCGATCTCCAGGGTGCCGATCTGTCGGATGTGGTGGCCTTCGCCAGCCGTTTTGATGGTGCCGATCTGCGCAATGCCGTGTTCACCAACGCCATGCTGATGCAGAGCCGCTTCGGCGATGCCCAGATTGATGGTGCAGATTTCACGGATGCCGTGATCGATCTGCCCCAGCTGAAGGCCCTCTGTGCCCGCGCCGCCGGAGAGAACAGCCGCACCGGTGTGCTCACCCGCGACAGTCTGGGTTGCCGCTGA
- a CDS encoding uracil phosphoribosyltransferase — translation MANTLRVVVPPHPLIAHWLTVLRHGDTPAALYGTGLEELGRWLTYEAVRDWLPHRAETVTTPVATTEGRVIETGVPLLAIPVLPGSLSLWQGARQVLPNANLCLSGIPDQVEAQAGLVLFLDQIADGTTLLALLEELQTRGVEDARRLRVITAVAASPGLKRIGERMPDLTIHTACIDEALDAEGRITPGIGDPVQRQQIRSASHSAGAT, via the coding sequence ATGGCCAACACTCTGCGGGTGGTGGTTCCCCCCCATCCCCTGATCGCCCACTGGCTGACCGTGCTGAGGCATGGCGACACACCGGCGGCTCTCTATGGCACCGGCCTGGAGGAGCTGGGCCGCTGGCTCACCTACGAAGCGGTGCGCGACTGGCTGCCCCACCGCGCCGAAACCGTTACCACCCCGGTGGCGACGACGGAGGGCCGGGTGATTGAAACGGGAGTGCCCCTGTTGGCGATCCCCGTGCTCCCTGGGAGCTTGTCGCTCTGGCAGGGGGCCCGTCAGGTGCTTCCCAATGCGAATCTCTGCCTCTCGGGTATCCCCGACCAGGTGGAAGCGCAGGCGGGCCTGGTGCTGTTTCTCGATCAAATCGCCGACGGCACCACCCTGCTGGCCCTGTTGGAGGAGCTCCAGACCCGAGGCGTCGAGGATGCCCGGCGCCTCCGGGTGATCACGGCCGTGGCGGCGAGCCCCGGCCTGAAACGGATCGGCGAGCGCATGCCCGATCTCACGATTCACACGGCCTGCATCGATGAGGCACTCGACGCTGAGGGACGCATCACTCCGGGCATTGGCGATCCAGTGCAGCGCCAGCAGATTCGATCGGCGAGCCACTCGGCCGGAGCGACCTAA
- the ilvD gene encoding dihydroxy-acid dehydratase produces MLRSAAITQGIQRSPNRAMLRAVGFGDGDFNKPIIGIANGYSTITPCNLGLNDLARRAEEAAHQVGAMPQMFGTITVSDGISMGTEGMKYSLVSREVIADSIETVVNGQSMDALLAIGGCDKNMPGAMLAMARMNVPSIFVYGGTIKPGKLGACDLTVVSAFEAVGQFSGGKIEEQELTAIEKNACPGAGSCGGMFTANTMSAAFEVLGLSLPYSSTMAAEDPEKADSAARSAEVLADAIEAQILPRDLMTREAFENAISVIMAVGGSTNSVLHLLAVARTAGVALSIDDFERIRQRVPVICDLKPSGRFVTVDLHRAGGIPQVMKLLLDAGLLHGDCRTIEGKTLHEVLAAVPSVPPAGQEVIRPLSHPLYAKGHLAILKGNLAEEGAVAKISGVKNPVITGPARVFESEETCLAAILDKQINPGDVVVVRNEGPVGGPGMREMLSPTSAIVGQGLLDKVALITDGRFSGGSYGLVIGHVAPEAAVGGTIGLVQEGDSITVDANQLLIQLNVDESELAQRRAAWTQPEPRYRTGILGKYARQVSSSSVGAVTDQP; encoded by the coding sequence ATGCTCCGCTCCGCCGCGATCACCCAGGGGATTCAGCGCTCTCCGAATCGAGCCATGCTCCGTGCTGTGGGTTTCGGCGACGGCGACTTCAACAAGCCGATCATCGGCATCGCCAACGGCTACAGCACCATCACCCCCTGCAATCTGGGGCTCAATGATCTTGCTCGACGCGCCGAGGAAGCCGCCCATCAGGTGGGAGCGATGCCCCAGATGTTCGGCACCATCACCGTGAGCGATGGGATTTCGATGGGGACCGAAGGGATGAAATATTCCCTTGTGAGCCGGGAGGTGATTGCCGATTCGATCGAAACGGTCGTCAACGGGCAAAGCATGGATGCCCTGCTGGCGATCGGTGGCTGTGACAAGAACATGCCTGGTGCCATGCTGGCGATGGCGAGGATGAACGTCCCCTCGATCTTCGTGTATGGCGGCACCATCAAGCCTGGCAAGCTCGGTGCCTGTGACCTCACCGTGGTGAGTGCCTTTGAGGCGGTGGGCCAGTTCAGTGGCGGCAAGATCGAGGAGCAGGAACTCACGGCGATCGAGAAAAACGCCTGCCCTGGGGCGGGCAGCTGCGGGGGCATGTTTACTGCCAACACCATGAGTGCCGCCTTCGAGGTGCTGGGGCTGAGCTTGCCCTACAGCTCCACGATGGCGGCCGAAGACCCCGAGAAGGCCGATAGCGCCGCCCGTAGTGCCGAGGTTTTGGCCGACGCCATCGAGGCCCAGATCCTCCCGCGCGATCTGATGACGCGCGAAGCCTTCGAAAACGCCATCAGTGTGATCATGGCCGTGGGTGGCTCCACCAACTCCGTGCTGCATCTGCTGGCTGTCGCCCGCACGGCGGGGGTGGCGCTGAGCATTGACGACTTCGAGCGGATCCGGCAGCGCGTGCCGGTGATCTGTGATCTCAAGCCAAGTGGCCGCTTCGTGACGGTGGATCTGCACCGGGCTGGGGGCATTCCCCAGGTGATGAAACTACTGCTCGATGCAGGGCTCTTGCACGGCGACTGCCGCACGATCGAAGGCAAGACCCTTCACGAGGTGCTCGCCGCTGTGCCGTCGGTCCCCCCCGCCGGCCAGGAGGTGATTCGGCCCCTGAGCCATCCGCTGTATGCCAAGGGGCACCTGGCGATCCTCAAAGGCAACCTGGCCGAGGAAGGCGCGGTGGCCAAGATCAGCGGCGTCAAAAACCCGGTCATCACCGGCCCTGCCCGCGTGTTCGAGAGCGAAGAAACCTGCCTGGCCGCCATTCTCGACAAGCAGATCAACCCCGGCGATGTGGTGGTCGTGCGCAATGAGGGGCCGGTGGGCGGTCCTGGCATGCGGGAGATGCTCAGCCCCACCTCCGCGATCGTGGGCCAGGGGCTGCTCGACAAGGTGGCTCTGATCACCGATGGCCGCTTCTCAGGCGGTTCCTACGGCCTGGTGATCGGCCACGTGGCTCCGGAGGCCGCCGTGGGGGGCACAATCGGCCTGGTGCAGGAAGGCGACAGCATCACCGTGGATGCGAATCAGCTGCTGATTCAACTCAACGTGGATGAATCCGAGCTAGCTCAACGTCGCGCCGCCTGGACCCAACCCGAACCCCGGTATCGCACCGGCATCCTCGGCAAATACGCCCGACAGGTGAGCTCCAGCAGTGTGGGGGCGGTGACCGATCAGCCCTGA
- a CDS encoding CIA30 family protein: MSVRLADWTCLNDTIMGGSSRAGCRYSPEGLWLEGELVAEGGGFVSCRSPVFRPPLDWSAAQGVRIVVDGAGRTLKLAVACRDGVLGLTDLIPGGLRWVASLPTQAEGTTTTVIPLADLKPVVRAKPVTLPVRFDASGVTRLQLLHSRFAEDGRENPGFRSGPIQLLVRAIEPVL, translated from the coding sequence TTGTCTGTGCGACTTGCGGATTGGACCTGCCTCAATGACACGATCATGGGCGGGTCCAGCAGGGCAGGCTGCCGCTACAGCCCCGAGGGCCTCTGGCTCGAGGGGGAGCTGGTGGCTGAGGGTGGCGGCTTTGTGAGCTGCCGCTCTCCGGTGTTCCGTCCGCCGTTGGATTGGTCCGCTGCCCAGGGGGTGCGGATCGTGGTGGACGGAGCTGGTCGCACCCTCAAGCTGGCCGTTGCTTGCCGCGATGGTGTGTTGGGCCTCACCGACCTGATCCCGGGCGGGCTGCGTTGGGTGGCTTCGCTACCGACCCAGGCTGAGGGAACCACCACCACGGTGATTCCCTTGGCTGATCTCAAGCCCGTGGTCCGGGCCAAGCCCGTGACCCTGCCGGTGCGTTTTGATGCCTCGGGAGTGACCCGGCTCCAGTTGCTCCATTCCCGTTTTGCCGAGGATGGCCGGGAGAACCCCGGCTTCCGCTCCGGCCCGATTCAGCTGCTCGTGCGTGCGATTGAACCGGTGCTCTGA
- the pgl gene encoding 6-phosphogluconolactonase, protein MTSYRIERAKDSQDLARRAAEHIATAIDLALDQRDRAQIALSGGTTPARAYELLGHEHLPWDRVDVLLGDERWVAADDASSNARMLRNTLLKPGQPGARACFHPVPTVELASAEASADAFADLVSRLCCGAPPVFDLMLLGLGDDGHTASLFPGTEAPLVRDRWTTIGRGKGLDRITLTAPVLSAARQVVFLVSGEGKRQALSRLLDPGESPERTPARLVQPAGELIILADEAALGTP, encoded by the coding sequence ATGACCTCCTATCGCATCGAGCGGGCCAAGGATTCCCAGGATCTGGCCCGCCGCGCCGCCGAGCACATCGCCACGGCGATTGATCTGGCTCTTGATCAGCGCGACCGAGCCCAGATTGCCCTCTCTGGAGGCACCACACCGGCCAGGGCCTACGAGCTGCTCGGCCATGAGCATCTGCCCTGGGATCGGGTGGATGTGTTGCTCGGCGACGAACGTTGGGTCGCCGCCGATGATGCCTCCAGCAACGCCCGGATGCTGCGCAATACGCTCCTGAAGCCGGGGCAGCCGGGTGCACGCGCCTGTTTCCATCCCGTACCGACGGTGGAGCTGGCGTCGGCCGAGGCCAGTGCCGATGCCTTCGCCGACCTTGTGTCGCGCCTGTGCTGTGGGGCGCCGCCGGTGTTTGATCTGATGTTGCTCGGTCTGGGCGATGACGGTCACACCGCCTCGCTGTTCCCGGGCACGGAGGCCCCGTTGGTGCGCGACCGCTGGACCACGATCGGTCGAGGCAAAGGCCTGGATCGGATCACCCTCACCGCTCCTGTGCTCAGCGCCGCCCGTCAGGTGGTGTTCCTCGTGAGCGGTGAGGGCAAGCGTCAGGCCCTCAGTCGCTTGCTCGATCCCGGCGAGTCACCTGAGCGCACCCCGGCTCGCCTGGTGCAACCGGCCGGCGAGTTGATCATCCTTGCCGATGAAGCGGCCTTGGGAACACCTTAA
- the gndA gene encoding NADP-dependent phosphogluconate dehydrogenase, translated as MSKAHFGLIGLGVMGENLVLNAERNGFSSVVYNRTYAKTEEFLAGRGAGRNIQGATDLQDFVNKLERPRRILMMVKAGGPVDAVIQQISPYLEEGDLLIDGGNSEYHDTERRVAELESKSFGFIGMGVSGGAKGALEGPSMMPGGTKASYDAIESLVCKMAAQVEDGPCVTYIGPGGSGHFVKTVHNGIEYGIEQILAEGYDLMKRVGGLSGSAMAEVFAHWNSTEELSSYLVEITEVCLRTKDPDDGSDLVEKIQDKAGQKGTGLWTVVSALQMGASVPTIYAALNGRVMSSMKDQRIKAEPLLKGPAIKPFDMGSPADGMAPLMDAMVLACMASYAQGMELLRIASAEHNYNLHMPSIAQIWKGGCIIRARLLKRIQDAFNADPQLPNLLIDPWFADQVNRRLPGLARIVAGAAEAGIPVPCLSSTLDYINSYRTSRLPQNLVQAMRDCFGSHTYERVDKDGVFHTEWLN; from the coding sequence ATGTCCAAGGCGCACTTCGGTCTGATCGGTCTCGGTGTGATGGGCGAGAATCTCGTCCTCAACGCTGAACGCAACGGCTTCTCCAGCGTCGTTTACAACCGCACCTACGCCAAAACAGAGGAGTTCCTCGCCGGGCGAGGGGCTGGCCGCAACATCCAGGGAGCCACGGATCTTCAGGATTTCGTCAACAAGCTGGAGCGTCCCCGCCGGATTCTGATGATGGTGAAGGCCGGTGGCCCGGTCGACGCTGTGATTCAGCAGATCTCCCCCTACCTGGAGGAAGGTGATCTGCTGATTGATGGTGGCAACTCCGAATACCACGACACCGAGCGACGGGTGGCCGAGTTGGAGAGCAAGAGCTTCGGCTTCATCGGCATGGGCGTGTCCGGTGGTGCCAAGGGTGCTCTCGAAGGTCCGAGCATGATGCCCGGTGGCACCAAGGCCTCCTACGACGCCATTGAGAGTCTGGTGTGCAAGATGGCGGCCCAGGTGGAAGACGGGCCCTGCGTCACCTACATCGGCCCCGGGGGGTCAGGCCATTTCGTCAAGACCGTGCACAACGGCATCGAGTACGGCATTGAGCAGATCCTGGCGGAGGGCTACGACCTGATGAAGCGGGTCGGTGGCCTGAGCGGCAGCGCGATGGCGGAAGTGTTCGCCCACTGGAACAGCACCGAGGAATTGTCCTCGTATTTGGTGGAGATCACGGAGGTGTGTCTGCGCACCAAGGATCCCGACGACGGCAGTGACCTGGTGGAGAAGATCCAGGACAAGGCGGGCCAGAAGGGCACCGGCCTCTGGACCGTCGTGAGTGCCCTGCAGATGGGCGCGTCCGTGCCCACCATCTACGCCGCCTTGAACGGTCGCGTGATGAGCTCGATGAAGGATCAGCGCATCAAGGCCGAACCCCTTCTCAAGGGGCCGGCGATCAAGCCCTTTGACATGGGCAGCCCCGCCGATGGCATGGCGCCGTTGATGGATGCGATGGTGCTGGCCTGCATGGCGAGTTATGCCCAGGGGATGGAACTGCTGCGCATCGCCTCCGCCGAGCACAACTACAACCTTCACATGCCCTCGATCGCCCAGATCTGGAAGGGCGGCTGCATCATTCGCGCCCGTCTGCTCAAGCGCATTCAGGATGCTTTCAATGCTGATCCCCAGCTTCCCAATCTGCTGATTGACCCCTGGTTCGCCGATCAGGTGAACCGTCGCTTGCCTGGCCTGGCCCGGATCGTGGCCGGCGCTGCTGAAGCCGGGATCCCCGTCCCCTGCCTCAGCAGCACGCTGGATTACATCAACAGTTACCGCACCTCGCGCTTGCCCCAGAACCTGGTGCAGGCCATGCGCGATTGCTTCGGTTCCCACACCTACGAGCGGGTCGACAAGGACGGTGTCTTCCACACCGAGTGGCTGAACTGA